A single region of the Nostoc sp. C052 genome encodes:
- a CDS encoding HNH endonuclease domain-containing protein — protein MFLTPVMSSGSKIISTILKHDTKATSYKIALLRAINDVVLSFPDLRNRKADVAVPLRLLAQFWVAYYWPFVKPSEPILQGQRATLNGQLRNDMSFRPQLEKLRREWESIVGGTSSPSDGFFLMNELRVPRKYLAYSKALRQVYQAALTAISKAIEMPVRYAGFGEWEVFNKPKKYAELSTQVVAIPGTQLADKCLVIQADLWQTFGEMSLWIEALCIHEWCLFTEKVQQENHTKVHRGFIYQLLTDRPDNRRPLNWERNHVDVLLMEGTEFVCPWTQKHISYGIRYDLDHLLPVSLYPINELWNLVPADPNFNSHIKRDRLPSQAKLQQAQPSLELAYRNYSKSGSLSLALKEDVAVRFSTVFGDTASFPGVLSTAVVDLINIFAESRNLARF, from the coding sequence ATGTTTTTAACTCCTGTTATGTCATCGGGAAGCAAAATTATCAGCACAATTCTCAAGCACGATACAAAAGCTACAAGCTACAAAATTGCCTTGCTGCGTGCGATTAATGATGTTGTCCTCAGCTTCCCCGATTTGCGGAACCGAAAAGCAGACGTAGCAGTTCCTTTGCGTTTACTAGCACAGTTTTGGGTGGCTTACTACTGGCCATTTGTCAAACCCAGTGAACCTATCTTGCAAGGGCAACGAGCAACACTGAACGGTCAATTGCGAAATGATATGTCGTTTCGTCCTCAGTTAGAGAAACTACGCCGTGAATGGGAATCAATTGTTGGCGGAACCTCAAGCCCTAGCGATGGCTTTTTCCTCATGAACGAGTTGAGAGTCCCGCGAAAATATCTTGCCTACTCCAAAGCGTTACGTCAAGTCTACCAAGCTGCCCTCACTGCCATTAGTAAAGCAATTGAAATGCCTGTTAGATATGCAGGGTTTGGTGAATGGGAAGTATTTAATAAACCTAAAAAGTATGCAGAACTTAGCACTCAAGTTGTAGCAATTCCAGGTACTCAACTAGCAGACAAATGCTTAGTAATTCAAGCCGATCTCTGGCAAACTTTTGGGGAGATGTCATTGTGGATTGAAGCACTTTGTATTCATGAATGGTGCTTGTTTACTGAAAAAGTGCAACAAGAAAATCACACTAAAGTGCATCGAGGTTTTATTTATCAGCTGCTAACAGATAGACCGGACAACCGCAGACCTTTGAATTGGGAACGCAACCATGTTGATGTACTGTTGATGGAAGGAACAGAGTTTGTTTGCCCGTGGACACAAAAGCACATTTCTTATGGTATCAGATACGATTTAGACCACCTTTTACCCGTATCTCTCTATCCGATTAACGAACTTTGGAACTTAGTACCTGCTGACCCTAATTTTAATTCCCACATCAAGCGCGATCGCTTACCGTCTCAGGCAAAATTACAACAAGCTCAACCCTCTTTAGAGTTAGCTTACAGAAACTACAGTAAATCTGGTTCGCTCTCGCTAGCACTTAAAGAAGATGTGGCTGTTAGGTTTTCTACTGTCTTTGGTGATACCGCTTCTTTTCCTGGTGTACTATCAACTGCTGTTGTTGACCTCATTAACATCTTTGCTGAGTCTCGCAATCTAGCTCGTTTTTGA
- a CDS encoding HNH endonuclease produces MAKDLAYYVKKFSPKSVVGKLGLNVSPDAPNKPILLLSVIEMISQGQIRKNQIPLSAELIATFLKLWSHLEPVRKPDIGLPFYHLTSDGFWYFEMKLGFESLIAAKVKIRTPSTIRQTVEYAYLDDELWSLLQNPQDRTVLTHTLINSWFNERTQDIESLLQVNAFAELQDQLQRTGGKVYQPEELEDEQAVIVRDGAFRKIVVSTYNQRCAFCGLQILDSIGQNIVDGSHIKPFSQFYDDRIDNGLSLCKNHHWAFDRFWFTINDDYTIIVAENLREVSPHARPMREFKGDRIILPSQEQYYPRQDSLQWHREEFSRRAA; encoded by the coding sequence ATGGCCAAAGATTTAGCTTACTACGTTAAGAAATTTTCTCCAAAGTCTGTTGTTGGGAAGCTAGGCTTAAATGTTAGCCCTGATGCGCCCAATAAACCGATTTTGTTACTGTCCGTCATTGAGATGATATCTCAGGGGCAAATCCGAAAAAACCAAATTCCTCTATCTGCTGAACTCATCGCCACATTTCTCAAACTGTGGAGCCACCTGGAGCCAGTACGCAAGCCTGATATAGGCTTACCTTTTTACCATCTCACTAGTGACGGTTTCTGGTATTTTGAGATGAAACTGGGGTTTGAATCATTGATTGCTGCCAAGGTGAAAATCAGAACTCCCAGTACCATTAGGCAAACTGTAGAGTATGCTTACCTCGATGATGAACTCTGGTCACTGCTGCAAAATCCCCAGGACAGGACTGTACTAACCCACACACTCATTAATTCATGGTTTAACGAGCGTACACAGGATATAGAGTCATTATTGCAAGTCAACGCCTTTGCTGAACTACAAGACCAATTGCAGCGCACTGGTGGCAAGGTCTACCAACCAGAGGAATTAGAAGATGAGCAAGCTGTAATTGTGCGGGATGGTGCGTTCCGTAAAATCGTTGTCTCAACTTACAACCAACGCTGTGCCTTTTGCGGATTGCAAATACTTGATTCAATCGGTCAGAACATCGTTGATGGCTCACACATCAAACCATTCTCCCAGTTCTACGATGACCGCATTGATAACGGGCTGTCACTATGCAAAAATCATCACTGGGCATTTGACCGCTTTTGGTTCACCATCAACGACGATTACACCATTATTGTTGCTGAGAATCTGCGAGAAGTGTCACCACACGCTAGACCGATGCGAGAATTTAAGGGCGATCGCATTATCTTACCAAGCCAGGAGCAGTATTATCCAAGACAGGATTCTTTACAATGGCATCGTGAAGAGTTTTCAAGGCGTGCTGCATGA